A window of the Harmonia axyridis chromosome 5, icHarAxyr1.1, whole genome shotgun sequence genome harbors these coding sequences:
- the LOC123680724 gene encoding synaptonemal complex central element protein 1-like isoform X3, which translates to MLNFLNQRKASDRKRRNVHYPTRITLGRCAQKFWELINSEEDEKAILNPTNSSTNLIINKECQTNIQSMIVCDSCFEMNEFMKDIIKFISENFEESSTKHLLRTMNETICSATKFGGILKFTNSLKQDYHNLINKLNEKSEENNILSEEKREIKIIIDNMEMEIEELNVSNYKITEDLMNSRKEVATLNDKIKNIEKEKENLQQNCDTYELLNDNLTNQVKYFEQEHIENEKKFSTNLENYEEILAGRDAEIANYKITNNNLFKNSNDLKIKYEELICKYSKMCTINKKLEQSLEDINYLMKAVDNITEKTLLSVKKLTDRSKELNEKIESVRKKYSEENTYTNKFYKTHKFILDSLRRTKEAEEHEKYDIQGNPLLDFKRQIKENEQTIKNLEEQNEKFSCIVNLYSKRGNTQKCLQ; encoded by the exons GATGAAAAAGCAATTCTAAATCCTACAAATTCATCTACAAATCTTATTATCAATAAGGAATGCCAAACAAACATTCAAAGTATGATTGTGTGCGATAGTTGTTTCGAAATGAACGAATTCATGAAGGATATAATTAAATTCATAtcagaaaattttgaagaatcatCTACTAAACATTTACT AAGAACTATGAATGAGACAATATGTTCAGCAACAAAATTTGGGGGGatattaaaattcacaaattcattgaaacaaGACTACcataatttaataaataaactcaatgaaaaatctgaagaaaacaatattttatcagagGAAAAacgagaaataaaaataattatcgatAACATGGAAATGGAGATCGAAGAATTGAATGTCTCAAACTATAAAATAACTGAAGATTTAATGAACTCAAGAAAAGAAGTAGCTACtttgaatgataaaataaaaaatatagaaaaagagaaagaaaattTACAACAGAACTGTGACACAT ATGAGTTGTTGAATGATAATCTCACCAATcaagtgaaatattttgaacaggaacatattgaaaatgaaaaaaaattcagcacTAATTTGGAAAACTATGAAGAAATATTAGCTGGTCGAGATGCGGAAATCGCTAATTACAAAATAACGAATAATAaccttttcaaaaattcaaatgatctcaaaataaaatatgaggaATTAATCTGCAAGTATTCGAAAATGTGCACAATCAACAAAAAACTAGAACAAAGTTTAGAAGACATCAACTACTTAATGAAAGCTGTAGATAATATAACAGAGAAAACACTTTTATCTGTGAAGAAACTTACTGATAGAAGCAAAGAATTGaacgaaaaaattgaatcggtCAGAAAAAAGTATAGTGAAGAAAATACATACACAAATAAATTCTATAAAACGCATAAA tttattctagATTCATTGAGACGAACGAAAGAGGCTGAAGAACATGAGAAATATGACATTCAGGGAAATCCCCTACTTGATTTCAAAAGACAAAtcaaagaaaatgaacaaactaTAAAAAATCTCGAAGAACAGAATGAAAAGTTTTCTTGCATTGTGAATTTGTATAGCAAGCGTGGAAATACTCAAAAATgccttcaataa